One window of Brevibacterium pigmentatum genomic DNA carries:
- a CDS encoding CPBP family intramembrane glutamic endopeptidase, producing the protein MVTDPALGSVPADPATTRGRQDEEILHRYDRPVAFYVWATVLPWAFWFAAAYLSHLPEQNQTVLVATLALSLAGLFAPLAVVFALVRHRPELRADIVNRLKWPSSARWPFLVAAVFLVPVTLMAAQGLSLFFGYDPGQFRLRGGFTFSTGLMPVWVTLIGAAVIEELAWHSYGTDTLVRKMRVFSASMLFTLIWALWHVPLSFIDGYYQNEVVESGVLQTLNFPVSMVAFVLVMNWLYFRCGRSILVPVIFHASANMSAEIFMTAPDSKIIQTGLMLVLSVIILVRERRLFFDRPSA; encoded by the coding sequence ATGGTGACCGACCCCGCTCTCGGCAGCGTTCCGGCCGATCCCGCCACCACACGGGGTCGCCAGGATGAAGAGATTCTGCACAGATATGATCGCCCGGTTGCGTTCTATGTGTGGGCGACAGTGCTGCCGTGGGCGTTCTGGTTCGCGGCCGCCTACCTCAGTCATCTGCCGGAGCAGAATCAGACCGTGCTCGTCGCGACCCTGGCGCTGTCATTGGCGGGGCTGTTCGCCCCTCTTGCCGTGGTCTTCGCTCTTGTCCGGCACCGGCCGGAGCTGCGAGCCGACATCGTCAACAGGCTGAAGTGGCCGAGTTCTGCACGGTGGCCGTTCCTTGTCGCGGCGGTGTTCCTGGTTCCTGTGACCCTGATGGCAGCTCAAGGGCTGTCTCTCTTCTTCGGCTACGACCCAGGTCAGTTCAGATTGCGGGGAGGGTTCACCTTCTCCACGGGGCTGATGCCGGTCTGGGTGACGCTCATCGGGGCCGCCGTCATCGAAGAGCTCGCCTGGCACAGCTATGGCACCGACACCTTGGTGAGGAAGATGCGGGTGTTCTCGGCGTCGATGCTCTTCACCCTCATCTGGGCGCTGTGGCATGTGCCGCTGTCGTTCATCGACGGCTACTACCAGAACGAGGTCGTCGAATCAGGTGTGCTGCAGACCTTGAACTTCCCGGTCTCGATGGTGGCGTTCGTGCTCGTGATGAACTGGCTGTATTTTCGGTGCGGACGCAGCATCCTCGTCCCGGTGATCTTCCACGCCTCGGCGAATATGTCCGCTGAGATCTTCATGACCGCCCCGGACTCGAAGATCATTCAGACCGGCCTGATGCTCGTCCTCTCTGTGATCATCCTCGTCAGGGAACGCAGACTGTTCTTCGACCGGCCGTCCGCATAG
- a CDS encoding glycerophosphodiester phosphodiesterase codes for MNTQRETSTRTRPFTILATAVLAASATFGAGLAPAAATGLGSAGEAPGLGSPSDFTAPDKVDDIEFPTTISHRGGANLYPEESMEGFTASAKDGFLPEMDIQFLEDGTPVLIHDDTADRTLNGATGPIRDLSREEWDSATIKHPAGGEEAATVTLDELLDEMGGEVVLVPEIKPGATPEEVDRVLDEFDERGLKDSLVVQSFDFEAAKTIADRGYTSLYLMGSTMPKESPAEIQDAGIEWVGPSKNLPTNKMRELDKAGFHVAPYTLETSKDGQRLPGFIDGYFTDDAWTD; via the coding sequence GTGAATACACAGAGAGAGACATCCACACGCACCCGTCCGTTCACGATTCTCGCCACTGCCGTTCTCGCGGCTTCGGCCACCTTCGGTGCCGGCCTCGCGCCCGCGGCCGCCACCGGGCTCGGATCCGCCGGTGAAGCACCGGGACTCGGCTCCCCCAGCGATTTCACCGCCCCCGACAAGGTCGACGACATCGAATTCCCGACGACGATCTCCCACCGAGGCGGCGCCAACCTCTACCCGGAAGAATCCATGGAAGGATTCACCGCCTCGGCGAAGGACGGATTCCTCCCCGAGATGGACATCCAGTTCCTCGAAGACGGCACCCCCGTCCTCATCCACGACGACACCGCAGACCGCACCCTCAACGGCGCGACCGGACCCATCCGGGACCTCAGCCGTGAGGAATGGGACTCGGCCACGATCAAGCACCCGGCCGGCGGAGAGGAAGCCGCCACCGTCACCCTCGACGAACTCCTCGACGAAATGGGCGGCGAGGTCGTCCTGGTTCCCGAGATCAAGCCCGGGGCCACCCCCGAGGAGGTCGACCGGGTTCTCGACGAATTCGACGAACGCGGACTCAAGGACTCCCTCGTCGTCCAGTCCTTCGACTTCGAAGCGGCGAAGACGATCGCCGACCGCGGATACACCTCGCTCTACCTCATGGGCTCGACCATGCCGAAGGAATCACCGGCCGAGATCCAGGACGCCGGAATCGAATGGGTGGGACCGAGCAAGAACCTGCCGACGAACAAGATGCGCGAACTCGACAAGGCCGGCTTCCACGTCGCCCCGTACACGCTCGAGACTTCGAAGGACGGGCAGCGCCTGCCCGGGTTCATCGACGGCTACTTCACCGACGACGCCTGGACTGACTGA
- a CDS encoding pyrimidine reductase family protein: MEPLERGTPIPDPLTPYLEVDRTQPRHECWVTGHMVAGLDGTAAIHGRVGALSTEPDQDLFRRMRQIADVVMVGAQTVRSEGYAPMRLSESARAQRRTRGQSEMPPVAVVSRSLDLDWSSQVFTAAPEHARTIVITCAKADPQRLAAAEQAATVIIAGVDRVEPVEALQALAGLGYQVVLCEGGPRWLGELVAADRLDELCLSISPMMGGDPLPVSIAPPGAGIAQFSLKSTMVADDTLFLRYEAKPPDGNGS, from the coding sequence ATGGAGCCTCTCGAACGCGGCACCCCGATCCCGGACCCGCTGACACCCTATCTCGAGGTCGACCGCACCCAGCCGCGGCACGAATGCTGGGTGACCGGTCACATGGTCGCCGGTCTCGACGGAACCGCTGCCATTCACGGACGCGTCGGTGCTCTGTCGACAGAACCCGATCAGGACCTGTTCCGACGGATGCGACAGATCGCCGATGTCGTCATGGTCGGCGCGCAGACGGTTCGCAGCGAAGGCTACGCTCCGATGCGGCTGAGCGAGTCCGCCCGAGCGCAGCGTCGAACACGGGGACAGTCCGAGATGCCACCAGTGGCGGTCGTCAGTCGCAGCCTCGACCTCGACTGGTCGTCACAGGTCTTCACCGCAGCACCCGAGCACGCGCGCACCATCGTCATCACGTGTGCCAAGGCCGACCCGCAGCGGCTGGCGGCCGCCGAACAGGCGGCCACGGTCATCATCGCAGGTGTTGACCGTGTCGAACCAGTGGAGGCTCTGCAGGCTCTCGCCGGGCTCGGCTACCAGGTCGTGCTCTGCGAAGGCGGACCCCGGTGGCTCGGGGAGCTCGTCGCAGCGGACCGACTCGACGAACTGTGCCTGTCGATCTCACCGATGATGGGTGGTGATCCGCTGCCGGTGAGCATTGCGCCGCCCGGTGCCGGGATCGCACAGTTCTCGTTGAAGTCGACGATGGTCGCCGATGACACCCTCTTCCTCCGCTACGAGGCGAAACCGCCTGACGGAAACGGCTCATGA
- a CDS encoding flavin reductase family protein — MNTIEALMGSVDSPLIVVTTSAEGERAGCLVGFHSQASIDPEHYCFWLSKANHTYRVALRSERFAVHFPTTGDSELARFFGSRSGSETDKFAGLDFTVTEDGVPLLADLPNRLIVERITMLDDGGDHVCLTARVLATETKGGFASLRPSQLGDLSPGHSAEERAIRP; from the coding sequence ATGAACACCATCGAGGCCCTCATGGGATCGGTCGATTCCCCACTCATCGTCGTCACAACCTCGGCGGAGGGCGAACGGGCCGGCTGTCTGGTCGGATTCCATTCGCAGGCGAGCATCGATCCGGAGCATTACTGCTTCTGGCTGTCGAAGGCCAATCACACCTACCGGGTGGCGCTGCGTTCCGAGCGTTTCGCCGTCCATTTCCCTACCACCGGGGACAGTGAGCTGGCCCGGTTCTTCGGGTCGCGCTCCGGATCGGAGACGGACAAGTTCGCCGGTCTTGACTTCACCGTCACCGAGGATGGGGTGCCCTTGCTCGCGGACCTGCCGAATCGCCTCATCGTCGAACGCATCACGATGCTCGACGACGGAGGCGATCACGTCTGCCTCACGGCCCGTGTGCTTGCGACCGAGACGAAGGGCGGCTTCGCGTCGCTGCGCCCTTCACAACTGGGAGACCTCAGCCCCGGGCACAGCGCCGAGGAACGGGCGATCCGCCCGTAA
- a CDS encoding TrkH family potassium uptake protein, with product MTYLAALLLGTGLLMLPAATSTPGGISVLSALFTATSAISVTGLEVLSTGSDYTFFGQAVILGLIQIGGLGVLLLTTLLAMLVAGKVGLRLRESAAAEAKSSDIGGVRPMVLRIIGLTVATEAAVATMLFLRFSTHYGEEAGNAAWDAVFHAVSAFNNAGFGLRSDSLAGYATDPFVCGPVAAAIILGGLGYPVLIEIVRRYRTPLAWSMTTRAMVAATPVLLLAGTVFIAAVEWNNPGTLGRFDWWDKLQVAAFQSTTTRTAGFSTVDFAQLHPATWFVMDILMFVGGGPAGTAGGVKITTVLVLLAMTWAEISGGTATNLFGSRVARSAYRQAATVIVLALALIATATIVLMLDDPRPGLGRLLFEVISGFGNVGLSTGITAGLPGTSQAVLITVMILGRLGPVTVASGLALRARAIRYELPVERPLIG from the coding sequence GTGACCTACCTTGCGGCTCTGCTCCTCGGCACAGGCCTGCTGATGCTGCCCGCAGCGACGTCCACTCCCGGCGGCATCTCAGTGCTGTCTGCGCTCTTCACCGCCACTTCCGCGATCAGCGTCACGGGCCTGGAGGTGCTCTCGACCGGCAGCGACTACACGTTCTTCGGCCAGGCCGTGATCCTCGGTCTCATCCAGATCGGCGGCCTCGGCGTCCTGCTGCTCACGACTCTTCTGGCCATGCTCGTCGCGGGAAAGGTCGGGCTCAGGCTCCGCGAGTCGGCCGCCGCCGAGGCCAAAAGCTCCGATATCGGAGGCGTCCGACCCATGGTTCTGCGGATCATCGGTCTCACCGTCGCCACCGAGGCGGCCGTTGCCACGATGCTGTTCCTTCGCTTCTCCACCCACTACGGCGAAGAAGCCGGAAACGCGGCGTGGGACGCGGTCTTCCATGCAGTCTCGGCTTTCAACAACGCCGGCTTCGGTCTCAGATCCGACAGTCTCGCCGGCTACGCCACCGATCCCTTCGTCTGTGGTCCCGTCGCCGCGGCCATCATCCTCGGCGGACTCGGCTATCCGGTGCTCATCGAGATCGTCCGCCGCTACCGGACTCCGCTGGCGTGGAGCATGACGACTCGTGCGATGGTCGCCGCCACTCCCGTTCTGCTCCTTGCCGGCACGGTGTTCATCGCCGCCGTCGAATGGAACAATCCCGGCACTCTGGGACGATTTGACTGGTGGGACAAACTGCAGGTGGCCGCATTCCAATCGACGACCACACGCACGGCGGGCTTCAGCACGGTCGATTTCGCGCAGCTGCACCCCGCCACCTGGTTCGTCATGGACATCCTGATGTTCGTCGGCGGAGGCCCGGCGGGAACCGCGGGTGGCGTGAAGATCACCACTGTTCTCGTGCTGCTGGCGATGACCTGGGCAGAGATCTCCGGAGGTACGGCAACGAACCTCTTCGGATCCCGTGTGGCACGTTCGGCGTACCGACAGGCGGCGACGGTGATCGTTCTGGCTCTCGCGCTCATCGCCACAGCCACCATCGTCCTCATGCTCGACGACCCGCGGCCCGGACTCGGCCGACTCCTCTTCGAGGTCATCTCCGGCTTCGGCAACGTCGGCCTGTCGACCGGCATCACCGCCGGACTGCCCGGAACGAGTCAAGCCGTCCTCATCACAGTGATGATCCTGGGGCGACTGGGTCCGGTGACCGTCGCTTCCGGACTGGCACTGCGGGCCCGCGCCATCCGCTACGAGCTTCCGGTCGAACGGCCGCTCATCGGCTGA
- a CDS encoding potassium channel family protein, with product MKSRKWRTRPAAFFLGNPHPLARDGAVAVIGLGRFGGSLATELAAYGVDVIGIDIDEAVVAQYSDKLAFVSRTDATDETVLRQVGIEEVSRVVIAIGNDVEAGILVASKVLKIGNQHIWAKAVSQTHADILGQLGIDNVIRPENDMGRRTAHLIRGHMSDFMSVSEDFVLARTAPPVRISDSPAGVLRHQTRVRDQCRRIQTRR from the coding sequence ATGAAGAGCAGAAAGTGGCGCACACGACCTGCGGCGTTCTTCTTGGGCAACCCCCACCCCCTGGCCAGGGACGGGGCGGTGGCCGTCATCGGGCTGGGCCGCTTCGGCGGATCACTGGCCACAGAACTGGCCGCCTACGGCGTCGACGTCATCGGCATCGACATCGACGAGGCGGTCGTGGCCCAATACTCTGACAAACTGGCCTTCGTCTCCCGGACGGATGCGACGGATGAGACCGTTCTGCGCCAGGTCGGCATCGAGGAGGTCAGCCGAGTGGTGATCGCCATCGGCAACGACGTCGAAGCCGGCATCCTCGTCGCTTCGAAGGTCCTCAAGATCGGGAATCAGCATATCTGGGCCAAAGCCGTCAGCCAGACTCATGCGGACATCCTCGGACAGTTGGGCATCGACAATGTGATCCGTCCCGAGAACGATATGGGGCGACGGACAGCGCATCTCATCCGCGGACACATGTCCGACTTCATGTCAGTCAGCGAAGATTTCGTGCTGGCTCGCACCGCCCCGCCAGTGCGCATCTCGGATTCACCCGCTGGCGTCCTTCGACATCAGACGCGAGTACGGGATCAGTGTCGTCGCATTCAGACGCGACGGTGA
- a CDS encoding TrkA C-terminal domain-containing protein — protein sequence MSVVAFRRDGEDTWNIADQDVTLYANDEILVAGSPREVEDFSTLDEEDDEEG from the coding sequence ATCAGTGTCGTCGCATTCAGACGCGACGGTGAGGACACCTGGAACATCGCTGATCAGGATGTCACTCTCTATGCCAACGACGAGATCCTCGTCGCAGGATCTCCCCGCGAGGTGGAGGACTTCAGCACCCTCGACGAAGAGGACGACGAGGAGGGCTGA
- a CDS encoding organic hydroperoxide resistance protein — MNTPESIAYTARAEITGGRDGHGATDDKMVDVDLRTPKEQGGPGGGTNPEQLFAVGYGACFQGALGLAGKEQGVDTSKSVVNSQVGIGKEGESFGLSVRLEVSIPGVDPETAQKLVDRTHELCPYSKATRGNIPVEVVAV, encoded by the coding sequence GTGAATACACCTGAGAGCATCGCGTACACCGCTCGCGCGGAGATCACCGGCGGCCGGGACGGACACGGCGCCACCGATGACAAGATGGTCGACGTCGACCTGCGCACACCGAAGGAACAGGGCGGACCGGGCGGCGGCACCAACCCCGAACAGCTCTTCGCCGTCGGCTACGGGGCCTGCTTCCAGGGCGCACTCGGGCTGGCGGGCAAGGAACAGGGCGTCGACACCTCGAAGTCCGTCGTCAACTCGCAGGTCGGGATCGGCAAAGAGGGTGAGAGCTTCGGCCTGTCGGTGAGACTCGAGGTGAGCATCCCCGGTGTGGACCCCGAGACTGCGCAGAAGCTCGTCGACCGCACCCATGAGCTCTGCCCCTATTCGAAGGCCACTCGCGGCAACATCCCCGTCGAGGTCGTCGCGGTCTGA
- a CDS encoding MFS transporter, which produces MNESDEKIPTPDGIDIKTMPPGDRRTLRRAISGSALGNAVEWFDYGVYSYVSVYIANAFFPGEWGVALTFAFLALSFVFRPLGGFVLGPLGDKVGRQHIMVLTIIMMTIPTTLIGILPTYATLGAFAPILLLLCRMVQGFSTGGEYGGAAVYMAESAPDKRRGFCGSFLELGTLAGTASAALVCTVLLVLVGSDGMDAGWWRLPFLLTLPLGGIALWLRMKLDEPEAFSAATSRQQTTKKPFRDLFRGYSKQITMLMAFVVLLNIGQYMVLTYMPTYLSSTLGHSEVESNFTLVIVLAAMMVVITPLGRLTDTIGRKPVLYTSAIGFIVLSVPAFLLIQAEGAGLQILGLGIIALLQVMLQSCVSATLPAIFPTQVRFSGFAIGYNISTAIFGGTTAAVNTFVIQKTGFELFPAVYLVAAGLIGLIGIRFFNETAGRPIDGATPPGSEDEELAEMGYDLIGFNDNGTDDDTGSGDKQVSH; this is translated from the coding sequence GTGAACGAGTCCGATGAGAAGATCCCCACGCCCGACGGCATCGACATCAAGACGATGCCGCCCGGAGACAGACGCACACTCAGACGAGCCATCAGCGGCTCCGCCCTCGGAAATGCCGTCGAATGGTTCGACTACGGTGTCTACTCCTACGTCTCCGTCTACATCGCCAATGCGTTCTTCCCCGGCGAGTGGGGTGTGGCGCTCACCTTCGCCTTCCTCGCCCTCTCCTTCGTCTTCCGTCCCTTGGGCGGCTTCGTCCTCGGCCCCCTCGGCGACAAGGTGGGGCGCCAGCACATCATGGTTCTCACCATCATCATGATGACCATCCCGACGACGCTGATCGGCATCCTGCCGACCTATGCCACGCTGGGTGCGTTCGCTCCCATCCTCCTGCTGCTGTGCAGGATGGTCCAAGGCTTCTCCACGGGTGGAGAATACGGTGGTGCTGCTGTCTACATGGCAGAGTCGGCCCCTGATAAGCGCCGGGGCTTCTGCGGGTCGTTCCTCGAACTCGGCACTCTGGCCGGTACCGCCTCGGCGGCCCTGGTCTGCACCGTTCTGCTCGTCCTCGTCGGCAGCGACGGCATGGATGCCGGCTGGTGGCGGCTGCCGTTCCTGCTCACACTCCCGCTCGGCGGCATCGCCCTGTGGCTGCGGATGAAACTCGATGAGCCCGAGGCATTCTCCGCGGCGACGAGCCGACAGCAGACGACGAAGAAGCCCTTCCGAGATCTCTTCCGCGGTTACTCGAAGCAGATCACCATGCTCATGGCTTTCGTGGTCCTGCTCAACATCGGCCAGTACATGGTGCTCACGTATATGCCCACCTACCTCAGCAGCACATTGGGCCATTCGGAGGTCGAGAGCAACTTCACGCTCGTCATTGTGCTCGCGGCGATGATGGTCGTCATCACACCTCTGGGCCGGCTGACCGACACAATCGGGCGCAAACCGGTCCTCTACACCTCGGCGATCGGGTTCATCGTCCTCTCCGTCCCCGCGTTCCTGCTCATTCAGGCCGAGGGCGCCGGCCTGCAGATCCTGGGATTGGGCATCATCGCCCTGCTCCAGGTGATGCTCCAATCGTGTGTCTCGGCGACCCTGCCGGCGATCTTCCCCACACAAGTGCGCTTCTCAGGGTTCGCCATCGGCTACAACATCTCCACCGCGATCTTCGGCGGCACGACCGCGGCAGTGAATACCTTCGTCATCCAGAAGACCGGTTTCGAACTCTTCCCCGCCGTCTACCTCGTCGCCGCCGGTCTCATCGGACTCATCGGCATCCGCTTCTTCAATGAGACAGCCGGCCGACCCATCGACGGTGCCACTCCACCTGGCTCCGAAGACGAAGAGCTCGCCGAGATGGGCTACGACCTCATCGGCTTCAACGACAACGGCACCGACGATGACACCGGCAGCGGTGACAAGCAGGTTTCCCACTGA
- a CDS encoding FMN-binding glutamate synthase family protein, with translation MGRFLLITSTLIALIAVAWAAAVGPWAWWVLGAVVLAIVGVAAYDLLQRKHSILRNYPVVGHLRFLLETLRPELQQYFIERNWDGRPFDRDIRSLVSERAKGIHGELAFGTERDVNSAGYEFLIHSTAPVAVPDQTPRVQVGGPDCTKPYSMALLNVSAMSFGSLSPNAVRALNRGAELGGFAHDTGEGGISDYHLENGGDLVWEIGSGYFGARTDSGDFDPAQFADQSSRDQVKCVSLKLSQGAKPGIGGVLPAAKVNAEIARTRGVPQGEKCVSPAAHSVFSTPVELIEFIARMRELSGGKPTGFKLCVGSRTDVLAICKAMLEVGTAPDFIIVDGSEGGTGAAPLEYEDHVGTPLTDGLLTVHNALVGTGLRDRIRVDASGKVAAGNDIVKRLIQGADYTNSARAMMMAVGCIQAQICHTGQCPVGVTTQDPKRQRALHVGDKSERVRNYQEATVQQAVEIMASMGVSDPSELSPQQLHCNLGRNEHVSYAELFDWLEPGELLTQPPESWSRDWARADAGTFRSV, from the coding sequence ATGGGACGTTTTCTGCTGATCACGTCGACACTCATCGCGCTCATCGCGGTCGCCTGGGCAGCCGCCGTCGGACCGTGGGCATGGTGGGTCCTCGGTGCGGTGGTCCTCGCCATCGTCGGCGTGGCCGCGTACGACCTGCTTCAGCGCAAGCACTCTATTCTGCGCAACTACCCGGTAGTCGGTCATCTGCGATTCCTGTTGGAGACTCTCCGACCCGAACTCCAGCAGTACTTCATCGAACGCAACTGGGACGGACGCCCTTTCGATAGAGACATCCGCTCCCTCGTCTCCGAACGTGCGAAGGGAATCCACGGAGAGCTCGCTTTCGGCACCGAACGGGACGTCAACTCCGCCGGCTACGAATTCCTCATCCACTCCACCGCTCCCGTCGCGGTTCCGGACCAGACGCCTCGTGTGCAGGTAGGTGGGCCGGACTGTACGAAGCCCTACAGCATGGCGCTGCTCAACGTCTCGGCCATGAGCTTCGGCTCCCTGTCGCCCAACGCCGTCAGGGCGCTCAACCGCGGTGCCGAACTCGGCGGCTTCGCCCATGACACCGGTGAAGGCGGGATCTCCGACTACCACCTCGAGAACGGCGGCGACCTCGTCTGGGAGATCGGTTCGGGCTATTTCGGCGCCCGGACCGACAGCGGCGACTTCGACCCCGCCCAGTTCGCCGACCAGAGCTCCCGCGACCAGGTCAAGTGCGTCTCACTCAAACTGAGCCAGGGTGCGAAACCCGGAATCGGAGGCGTCCTGCCCGCGGCGAAGGTCAACGCCGAGATCGCCCGAACCCGCGGCGTCCCGCAAGGCGAGAAGTGCGTGAGCCCGGCCGCCCACAGCGTCTTCAGCACCCCGGTCGAACTCATCGAGTTCATCGCCCGGATGCGCGAACTCTCGGGCGGCAAGCCCACGGGATTCAAACTCTGCGTGGGATCCCGCACAGATGTGCTCGCGATCTGCAAGGCGATGCTCGAAGTCGGAACCGCACCCGACTTCATCATCGTCGACGGTTCCGAGGGCGGCACGGGAGCCGCTCCCCTCGAGTACGAGGATCACGTGGGGACTCCGCTCACCGACGGCCTGCTCACCGTCCACAACGCGCTGGTCGGAACGGGCTTGCGGGATCGGATCCGCGTCGACGCCAGCGGGAAGGTCGCCGCGGGCAACGACATCGTCAAACGCCTCATCCAGGGGGCAGACTATACGAACTCGGCCCGCGCCATGATGATGGCCGTCGGCTGCATTCAGGCTCAGATCTGCCATACCGGACAGTGCCCTGTCGGCGTCACCACCCAGGACCCCAAACGGCAGAGGGCCCTGCATGTGGGTGACAAGAGTGAGCGGGTGCGGAACTACCAGGAGGCGACCGTGCAGCAGGCCGTGGAGATCATGGCATCCATGGGCGTCAGCGATCCTTCCGAACTCTCCCCGCAGCAGCTCCACTGCAACCTCGGCCGCAATGAACACGTGTCGTACGCCGAGCTCTTCGACTGGCTCGAGCCGGGAGAGCTGCTGACGCAGCCGCCCGAGTCCTGGAGCCGCGACTGGGCGAGGGCCGATGCGGGAACGTTCCGTTCGGTCTGA
- a CDS encoding DUF418 domain-containing protein, which yields MIQEPAHAKSAADRTQPSNPQDRIVSIDVIRGIAIAGILLINLGYFLSQAGQTEDPVGIDAVIWQVVDDIALGKFHFVFAFLFGTGMHIFLSRLRAKHRSTWVYVRRMIILIAAGIINSALGGIDVLASYGVLALLLLPLTRLPRWAFVILGVAAATVPDVLQLASSLGDLDPPTLLFPILSYVRTLGHMMLGFWLTGLGLYSAATRIPVTGLFILSLLGSVPIWIWTTAAGTGSTEAHEIAFRTALVPGLMYITGLILLLRTQLGRKSLSFLRLYGRMAFSNYLGQTVVCVLVIPLLTAHGHVSTAAALIVWAVIIIAQCAFSTVWLRYFRYGPLEWLWRCGTYWELTPLRYAADTRSESASQS from the coding sequence GTGATCCAAGAACCCGCGCACGCGAAATCTGCCGCCGATCGAACGCAGCCGTCGAATCCGCAAGACCGCATCGTCTCGATCGATGTCATCCGCGGCATCGCCATCGCCGGCATTCTGCTCATCAACTTAGGCTACTTCCTGTCCCAAGCCGGGCAGACAGAGGATCCCGTCGGCATAGACGCAGTGATCTGGCAGGTCGTCGACGACATCGCCCTAGGCAAGTTCCATTTCGTCTTCGCCTTCCTCTTCGGCACCGGCATGCACATCTTCCTGAGCAGGCTGCGCGCGAAGCATCGTTCGACTTGGGTCTACGTCCGACGGATGATCATCCTCATCGCAGCCGGCATCATCAACTCAGCCCTCGGAGGCATCGATGTGCTCGCCTCCTACGGCGTCCTCGCGCTCTTGCTTCTGCCGCTGACTCGGCTGCCGCGCTGGGCCTTCGTGATTCTCGGCGTCGCGGCGGCGACGGTTCCCGACGTGCTGCAGCTGGCGTCGAGCCTCGGCGATCTCGACCCGCCGACGCTGCTGTTTCCCATCCTGTCGTACGTCCGGACTCTGGGGCACATGATGCTGGGGTTCTGGCTGACCGGTCTCGGCCTGTACTCCGCAGCGACTCGAATCCCGGTCACGGGACTCTTCATCCTCAGCCTCCTCGGCTCGGTGCCGATCTGGATCTGGACCACCGCTGCCGGGACCGGATCGACCGAGGCTCACGAGATCGCCTTCCGCACCGCTTTGGTCCCCGGTCTCATGTACATCACCGGTCTCATCCTTCTGCTGCGCACCCAACTCGGCCGAAAGAGCCTGTCCTTTCTGCGTCTGTACGGTCGGATGGCGTTCTCGAACTATCTGGGACAGACCGTGGTCTGCGTGCTGGTCATCCCGCTCCTGACCGCTCACGGACATGTATCCACGGCTGCCGCGCTCATCGTCTGGGCAGTCATCATCATTGCCCAGTGCGCATTCTCCACGGTGTGGCTGCGCTATTTCCGCTACGGTCCCCTGGAATGGCTGTGGCGCTGCGGCACCTATTGGGAGCTCACACCGCTCCGATACGCCGCCGACACTCGGTCGGAATCCGCCTCGCAGAGCTGA